One window from the genome of Musa acuminata AAA Group cultivar baxijiao chromosome BXJ1-4, Cavendish_Baxijiao_AAA, whole genome shotgun sequence encodes:
- the LOC135654898 gene encoding probable alpha-1,6-mannosyltransferase MNN10 — translation MAPRSPPSAAARWAKPRPANWRVLPLLLLLISAASLLLAIGFLRAASGGVLRRANALGRQCAPGLEGSSEGEDGAGHRRRIAMVSFSDEGGGQGRGRGRSFSGVGKAVAGNKQAYAARMGYVFVDAGGMVDHSRPPSWSKILAVRSHLPHYDWVFWNDADTMVMNPAISLESILYAAIGHTNLDASPDLIVTEDTNGVNAGVFFVRRSEWSDKFLQTWWNQTSFVRFGSTKSGDNDALKHLLRTLPAEELGAHVAVSPAQCLFNSYPWVPTLKSLHRLFTSPRATWNGVYSDGDFLVHLAGLDDKKKWLINMLDEMRPV, via the exons ATGGCTCCGCGGTCGCCGCCGTCCGCTGCCGCTCGGTGGGCCAAGCCCCGGCCGGCGAACTGGAGGGTGCTGCCGctactcctcctcctcatctccgCCGCGTCGCTGCTGCTGGCTATCGGATTCCTCCGGGCGGCCTCGGGCGGCGTGCTCCGCCGCGCGAACGCCCTCGGCCGACAGTGCGCGCCGGGACTTGAGGGGAGCTCCGAAGGCGAGGATGGAGCAGGACATCGGCGGAGGATAGCGATGGTGAGTTTCTCCGACGAGGGCGGGGGGCAGGGGCGGGGACGGGGGCGGTCGTTCAGTGGCGTGGGGAAGGCGGTCGCGGGGAACAAGCAGGCGTACGCGGCGCGGATGGGTTACGTGTTCGTGGACGCGGGGGGAATGGTGGATCACAGCCGTCCGCCGAGCTGGAGCAAGATCTTGGCCGTCCGATCGCATCTGCCGCACTACGACTGGGTGTTCTGGAACGACGCt GACACGATGGTGATGAATCCAGCAATATCATTG GAGAGTATCCTATATGCTGCGATTGGGCACACGAATCTTGACGCATCTCCCGATCTCATCGTGACTGAGGACACCAACGGGGTTAATGCAG GCGTCTTCTTCGTGCGGCGATCGGAGTGGAGCGACAAGTTCTTGCAGACATGGTGGAACCAGACGTCCTTCGTTCGCTTCGGATCCACCAAGAGCGGCGACAACGACGCGCTGAAGCACCTGCTCCGCACCCTCCCGGCGGAGGAACTGGGAGCCCACGTCGCTGTGTCGCCCGCGCAGTGCCTCTTCAACTCCTACCCCTGGGTTCCCACGCTCAAGTCGCTGCACCGCCTCTTCACCTCGCCGCGGGCTACCTGGAACG GCGTCTACTCCGACGGCGATTTCCTAGTCCACCTCGCTGGCTTGGATGACAAGAAGAAGTGGCTCATCAACATGCTTGACGAAATGAGACCTGTTTAG
- the LOC135654930 gene encoding calmodulin-binding receptor-like cytoplasmic kinase 2, which yields MGNPATPLGGRSPFDGRRRRRDSCDASRSSTPSVSSGRNPVSIAARAISSCFGSPEARSPSPTDDSEDFKAPYVTPSLSTQGSSHGSLQGSRRRSMGMHTDGSSHSRHQPGAMRLTIAEIMMATKNFSPSLMIGQGGSGTVYKAQLADGTVVAVKRAKKNANNSRMDAEFQNEIQTLACIEHLNLVRLHGFLEHQDERLVVVEYVPNGTLREHLDCQRGKILELATRLEIAIDVAHAITYLHMYSDNPIIHRDIKSSNILLTDNLRAKVADFGFARLFMVESDATHVSTQVKGTAGYLDPEYLRTYQLTVKSDVYSFGVLLVELVSGRRPIEPRRELNERLTANWAMKKFMKGSGIQTLDPNLQPSLATNFVVEKILELALLCLAPTKKSRPSMRRCAEILWTVRKDYREILSSDLHFPPSGQRNH from the exons ATGGGGAACCCGGCTACGCCGCTCGGCGGCCGCAGCCCTTTCGACGGCAGGCGGAGGAGACGCGACAGCTGCGACGCCTCCCGGAGCTCCACGCCCTCGGTGTCGTCCGGGCGCAACCCCGTCAGCATCGCTGCCAGGGCGATTTCCTCGTGCTTCGGCTCGCCCGAGGCCAGATCGCCTTCTCCGACGGACGACTCGGAGGACTTCAAGGCGCCTTATG TCACCCCATCTCTTAGCACCCAAGGAAGCTCCCATGGGAGCTTACAAGGTAGCAGGCGGCGCAGCATGGGAATGCATACCGATGGCAGCAGCCACTCTAGACATCAACCAGGAGCCATGAGATTGACCATCGCAGAGATCATGATGGCAACAAAGAACTTCTCCCCTTCTTTGATGATTGGACAAGGTGGGTCTGGGACTGTGTACAAAGCGCAGCTTGCCGATGGCACAGTGGTTGCAGTTAAGCGTGCCAAAAAG AATGCCAACAACAGCCGTATGGATGCAGAATTCCAGAATGAGATTCAGACATTGGCATGCATTGAGCATCTGAATTTGGTAAGATTGCATGGGTTTTTGGAGCATCAAGATGAGAGACTTGTTGTTGTCGAGTATGTTCCCAATGGAACTCTTCGAGAACATCTTGATT GTCAGCGAGGAAAAATTTTGGAACTTGCTACGCGGCTGGAAATTGCAATCGATGTGGCTCATGCTATCACATACCTTCATATGTATTCAG ATAATCCTATAATTCACAGGGATATTAAATCCTCGAACATCCTTCTCACGGATAATCTACGTGCTAAGGTTGCCGATTTTGGGTTTGCTCGACTTTTTATGGTGGAATCTGATGCCACCCATGTTTCGACCCAAGTAAAAGGGACCGCAGGCTACCTAGATCCAGAGTACTTAAGAACCTACCAACTTACAGTGAAGAGTGATGTCTACTCATTTGGGGTATTGCTGGTGGAATTAGTCTCTGGCAGGCGCCCTATAGAACCCAGGAGGGAACTCAACGAACGTCTTACAGCAAATTGG gctatgaagaaattcatgaaggGGAGCGGGATACAGACTCTAGATCCAAACCTTCAGCCAAGCCTAGCAACAAATTTCGTAGTCGAAAAGATCCTTGAACTTGCCTTGTTGTGCTTGGCTCCGACCAAGAAGAGCCGGCCCAGCATGCGGAGGTGTGCAGAAATCTTATGGACAGTACGCAAAGATTACAGGGAGATATTATCTTCAGATCTTCACTTCCCACCCTCCGGTCAGAGGAACCATTAA
- the LOC135655005 gene encoding uncharacterized protein LOC135655005 — protein MLGAGRRFQLRPDHPIRNGGFALFVAAVLVFTIIAATYQPDDPLLHASSSSSSSKLTSFLVSTSNATFLADVSVLRTGEDFQNSSSPSSAADNRVAEIAPFIELSDIDNSTTSAIAEVCDPGAPVDCADRELFHLLMRAAIESFPDIHFYRFGKPASVPGAAGACDMAWRFRPRDATRPTFYKDYRRFHLARSENCTLFVSKIDDYHSGVNARKRRRSKHGAGGGGGGEVVFEPKKNAPAAEEHKADEKLEAVPVVGEAVNDTLPVIESESTFSAGKYLIYDGGGDRCKSMNHYLWSFLCALGEAQYLNRTLVMDLTICLSSIYTGTGQDAEGKDFRFYFDFEHLKDSASVIDQRQFWTDWGKWEKKDKLSLHFVNDFKLTPMKLAGVKDTLIMRKFGDVEPDNYWYRVCEGETESVIQRPWHLLWKSRRLMEIVSAVSSQLSWDFDSVHIVRGDKARNPELWPNLARDTSPDALLATLGDKIDNGRRLYIATNEPDTTFFDPLKDKYMTYFLNDFRDLWNETSEWYTETKELNGGIPVEFDGYMRVEVDTEVFLRGKKQLETFNDLTSDCKDGVNTCPASS, from the coding sequence ATGCTGGGCGCAGGCCGGCGATTCCAGCTCCGGCCGGATCACCCCATCCGCAACGGCGGCTTCGCACTCTTCGTCGCGGCCGTCCTCGTCTTCACCATCATCGCCGCCACCTACCAGCCCGATGACCCCCTCCTCcacgcctcctcctcttcctcctcctccaagcTCACGTCCTTCCTCGTCTCCACCTCCAATGCCACCTTCCTAGCCGACGTCTCCGTCCTCCGCACCGGCGAGGACTTCCAGAACTCCTCCTCCCCGTCCTCCGCCGCCGATAACCGCGTCGCCGAGATCGCCCCCTTCATCGAACTCTCTGACATCGACAACTCCACCACCTCCGCTATTGCCGAGGTGTGCGACCCCGGCGCCCCCGTTGACTGCGCCGACCGAGAGCTCTTCCACCTGCTGATGCGCGCTGCCATCGAATCCTTTCCCGACATCCACTTCTACCGCTTCGGCAAGCCGGCCTCCGTCCCCGGCGCTGCGGGCGCCTGCGACATGGCTTGGCGCTTCCGCCCCCGAGACGCCACGCGCCCCACCTTCTACAAGGACTACCGCCGCTTCCACCTTGCCAGATCGGAAAACTGCACCCTCTTCGTCTCCAAGATCGACGACTACCACTCCGGCGTCAACGCCCGCAAGCGCCGCCGCTCCAAGCACGGGGCtggaggcggcggcggtggggAAGTCGTCTTCGAGCCGAAGAAGAATGCCCCGGCGGCCGAGGAACACAAGGCCGATGAGAAGCTGGAGGCTGTGCCCGTCGTCGGAGAGGCCGTGAACGACACCCTCCCGGTCATCGAGTCGGAGTCCACCTTCAGCGCCGGCAAGTACCTCATCTACGACGGTGGCGGCGACCGATGCAAGAGCATGAACCACTACCTTTGGAGCTTCCTCTGTGCGCTCGGAGAAGCTCAGTACTTGAATCGAACACTTGTCATGGATCTGACCATTTGCCTCTCCTCGATCTACACCGGGACGGGCCAGGACGCGGAAGGGAAGGACTTCAGGTTCTACTTCGATTTCGAGCACCTGAAGGATTCGGCATCGGTCATCGACCAGCGCCAGTTCTGGACGGACTGGGGGAAGTGGGAGAAGAAGGACAAGCTCAGCCTGCACTTCGTCAACGACTTCAAGCTCACGCCCATGAAGCTCGCCGGCGTCAAGGACACCCTGATCATGAGGAAGTTCGGCGACGTGGAGCCCGACAACTACTGGTACAGGGTCTGCGAGGGGGAGACCGAGTCCGTGATCCAGCGCCCCTGGCACCTCCTCTGGAAGTCCCGGCGGCTGATGGAGATCGTCTCCGCCGTATCCTCGCAACTCAGCTGGGACTTCGACTCCGTCCACATCGTGCGAGGGGACAAGGCGAGGAACCCCGAGCTGTGGCCCAACCTCGCGAGGGACACATCACCGGATGCGCTCCTCGCGACGCTCGGCGACAAGATCGACAACGGCAGGCGGCTGTACATCGCCACCAATGAGCCCGACACCACATTCTTTGATCCCTTGAAGGACAAGTATATGACGTATTTCCTCAACGACTTCAGAGACTTGTGGAATGAGACGAGCGAGTGGTATACGGAGACCAAGGAGCTCAATGGAGGGATCCCCGTGGAATTCGATGGCTATATGAGGGTGGAGGTCGACACCGAAGTGTTCTTGAGGGGGAAGAAGCAGCTTGAGACCTTCAATGATCTAACCAGTGACTGCAAGGATGGTGTCAATACCTGCCCTGCTTCTTCTTGA
- the LOC135655061 gene encoding uncharacterized protein LOC135655061, producing MAVPGRRNGVMDEEDDEDDVLFDDGDALADLDLDSDVPPHLRALVEAAESGNVDALRSALDNHTGSIDEPVEDGDTVLHLSCLYGYFPCVQLLLERGASLESKDEEGAIPLHDACAGGFTEIVQCMLNSAGSPDFVMQLLSATDIEGDTPLHHAARGEHLDVVKLLLAAGASPKKTNIYGKIPAELADQETEVRSILIAATASADEVSCQ from the exons ATGGCTGTTCCCGGGAGGCGCAACGGTGTGATGGATGAGGAGGATGACGAGGACGATGTCCTCTTCGACGACGGCGACGCCTTGGCCGACCTCGACCTTGACTCCGACGTCCCGCCTCACCTCCGCGCCCTCGTCGAGGCCGCCGAGAGCGGAAACGTCGACGCCCTCCGCTCAGCCCTCG ATAATCATACTGGCAGCATTGATGAACCAGTGGAAGATGGTGATACTGTCCTCCACTTGTCTTGTCTTTATGGCTATTTTCCATGTGTTCAG CTACTACTGGAGCGAGGAGCTAGCTTGGAGTCCAAGGATGAAGAAGGGGCCATTCCTCTTCATGATGCTTGTGCTGGAG GGTTCACTGAAATTGTTCAATGCATGCTGAACTCTGCGGGTAGCCCAGATTTTGTGATGCAACTGCTAAGTGCTACTGATATTGAAGGCGATACT CCTCTGCATCATGCTGCTAGAGGAGAACATCTCGATGTTGTAAAGTTGTTGCTTGCTGCTGGGGCCTCTCCTAAGAAGACAAACATTTATGGGAAG ATCCCAGCAGAACTTGCAGATCAAGAGACAGAGGTCCGGAGCATTTTAATTGCAGCAACAGCTTCTGCAGATGAGGTGTCATGCCAGTAA
- the LOC135581504 gene encoding protein RMD5 homolog encodes MDLDMIQDAFDRVAKKQKLSSSKIQELIDQVRREIEQATAKLQMTENATGCSDQKSILVDLKTKLNEIAPMKQLESLQKELNVGLGKYVKIIEKCFNPDISKAYRNVDFDVHIVNQIIASHFYRQGLFDLGDCFISEANEPEAAALKSPFMEMYSILEAMRCRNLEPALSWASKQSERLLQNGSDLELKLHQLQFVEILQNGSRSEALNYARTYLAPFASVHKVEIQKLIACLLWAGRLHESPYADFMYPSHWERLAEEFMQQFCSLLGQSFQSPLSVAIAAGVQGLPTLLKLESVMAAKKQEWQAMKQLPVPVDLGREFQFHSIFVCPVLREQGSDENPPMLMPCGHVLSKQSIAKLSKSSTRAFKCPYCPLEASVAQCKLLHF; translated from the coding sequence ATGGACCTAGATATGATACAAGATGCATTTGACCGTGTTGCTAAGAAGCAGAAGCTCTCTTCTTCTAAAATTCAAGAACTCATCGACCAAGTTAGACGAGAGATCGAGCAGGCAACGGCAAAGTTGCAGATGACTGAAAATGCTACTGGCTGTTCTGACCAGAAATCCATACTGGTTGATCTGAAGACCAAGCTTAATGAGATTGCCCCAATGAAACAACTGGAAAGTCTTCAGAAGGAACTGAATGTTGGGCTTGGCAAATATGTCAAAATCATCGAGAAGTGTTtcaatccagatatatcaaaagcaTATCGAAATGTAGACTTTGATGTCCATATAGTGAATCAGATTATTGCAAGCCACTTCTATCGCCAGGGCCTGTTCGATCTTGGTGACTGCTTTATAAGTGAGGCAAATGAACCAGAAGCTGCAGCCCTGAAATCTCCTTTCATGGAAATGTACAGCATACTCGAGGCTATGAGGTGTAGGAATCTTGAACCTGCTCTTAGTTGGGCTTCCAAGCAGAGTGAACGGCTGTTGCAGAATGGTTCAGATCTTGAACTGAAGCTTCACCAACTGCAATTTGTGGAGATTCTACAGAATGGCAGTAGAAGTGAGGCTCTCAATTATGCCAGGACGTACTTGGCTCCATTTGCTTCGGTGCACAAGGTCGAGATCCAAAAGCTAATTGCCTGTCTATTATGGGCTGGTAGGCTCCACGAGTCCCCTTATGCTGATTTCATGTACCCAAGTCACTGGGAGAGATTGGCTGAGGAGTTCATGCAGCAGTTCTGCAGCTTGCTGGGTCAATCTTTTCAGAGCCCACTTAGTGTGGCGATAGCTGCgggtgtccaaggactgccgacGCTGTTGAAGCTAGAGAGTGTGATGGCTGCTAAGAAACAGGAGTGGCAGGCGATGAAGCAGCTCCCAGTTCCTGTCGACCTAGGGAGGGAGTTTCAGTTTCACTCGATCTTTGTTTGCCCGGTGCTCAGGGAGCAAGGAAGCGATGAGAACCCTCCAATGCTCATGCCTTGTGGGCATGTGCTCTCCAAGCAATCAATAGCAAAGCTCTCGAAAAGCAGTACACGGGCTTTTAAGTGTCCTTATTGTCCGCTGGAGGCAAGTGTGGCTCAATGTAAGCTACTTCACTTCTAG
- the LOC135654914 gene encoding pentatricopeptide repeat-containing protein At3g22470, mitochondrial-like, whose product MIKSERGLLRRALATRFPLPLSLPSFASFLSSVDGQACYSNVDVEGDAAGKLRNAKSIDSCAGDPLPALFPVVAVALRTLNWTLVHEVRFSGAAALHGFPHALEAFAMLMGVFSLGGMQREVRCLLAGVLGFCRDADCISIGLLPTLVELARGALNLLQVYGAAVQVLAEHLLVEDALETYYEARRMGLQIGVPLSNLLLKVLVKSNNMDKAKCLFNNMKSCSPLPNVYSYTIMVHMYTRKDTFDMYEAGKILTEMEMSGVKPNAVTYDTYIRGLCRAGDVKSAWEFLQDLQSRGLPCNTNCYNALILGFCREGELENALLVFQELKQQRLTPDVHSYSILIDGFSKKGDVLNGYNLLDEMLSSGIIPTMVSYSSLLHALCMKGEMGCALSLFNELHSRGYAHDLVSYGILIDAYCKHGDLDAASKLWQEMVQNNFVPDAYSYTSIIFAHCINGCLKEALDHFELMLNNGVMPTVVTCTLIVDGFCKQYRTVEAFEFLNEMHKWGIIPNIFMYSVILNGLCKEGKSVCTWGILGAMIKKGIVPDVVVYTILINGLVKIAKVEEALRLFAGMSKVGVMPNIFTYTSIIDGLCKNGRLPEALICFEEMIREGFVPDRIVYTSLIDGYCTCKDMLKAVELFNKMTQSGLVPDAHTYTCLIDGYSKLLLMDVAVSLLDEMMKLDLSPTVVTYTAVITGYRKSGDWDRAYEVYEFMLKQGISPDALTYLSLGVSCSGA is encoded by the coding sequence ATGATCAAATCGGAACGTGGACTCCTTCGTCGAGCCCTCGCCACAAGATTCCCACTACCCCTATCTCTCCCTTCCTTCGCCTCCTTCCTCTCGTCGGTCGATGGGCAAGCCTGCTACTCCAACGTCGACGTCGAAGGCGATGCTGCCGGCAAACTTCGCAATGCGAAATCCATCGATTCCTGCGCTGGTGACCCTCTCCCGGCCCTCTTCCCGGTTGTTGCTGTCGCTCTGCGAACTCTCAATTGGACTCTCGTCCACGAAGTTAGATTCTCGGGGGCGGCGGCCTTGCACGGCTTCCCGCACGCATTGGAAGCTTTCGCGATGCTCATGGGGGTGTTCTCGTTGGGGGGAATGCAACGGGAGGTCAGGTGCTTGCTTGCGGGCGTTTTGGGCTTCTGTAGGGATGCGGACTGCATCTCGATCGGGTTGCTGCCCACACTGGTTGAGCTCGCTCGAGGTGCCCTGAACTTGTTACAGGTGTACGGAGCTGCTGTCCAGGTTCTGGCGGAGCACTTGCTGGTCGAAGATGCATTGGAGACCTATTATGAGGCCAGGAGAATGGGACTTCAAATTGGGGTTCCCTTATCTAATCTCTTGCTCAAGGTTCTGGTCAAAAGCAATAACATGGATAAGGCTAAGTGTTTGTTTAACAACATGAAGAGCTGCAGCCCTCTGCCTAATGTATACAGCTATACTATCATGGTGCATATGTATACTCGCAAGGACACCTTTGATATGTATGAAGCTGGTAAGATTCTCACTGAAATGGAGATGAGTGGAGTGAAGCCGAATGCAGTGACATATGATACGTACATTCGAGGACTCTGCAGAGCAGGGGATGTCAAGTCTGCATGGGAGTTTCTTCAGGACTTGCAGTCTAGAGGTCTGCCGTGCAACACCAACTGTTACAACGCTCTCATTCTTGGTTTCTGCAGGGAGGGTGAGTTGGAAAATGCTTTGCTGGTGTTTCAGGAACTGAAGCAACAGAGACTGACACCGGATGTACATAGCTATAGCATTCTCATTGATGGATTTTCCAAGAAAGGAGATGTTTTGAATGGCTACAATCTGCTTGATGAAATGCTCAGCAGTGGAATCATCCCAACGATGGTCAGTTATAGTTCACTGCTGCATGCATTGTGCATGAAAGGTGAGATGGGATGTGCATTAAGTTTGTTCAATGAGTTGCATAGCCGAGGTTATGCGCATGACTTAGTTTCCTATGGTATCCTTATTGATGCTTATTGCAAGCATGGTGATTTGGATGCTGCTTCTAAGCTGTGGCAGGAGATGGTCCAAAACAATTTTGTTCCAGATGCTTATAGCTACACAAGTATAATATTTGCCCACTGTATAAATGGATGCTTGAAGGAAGCATTGGATCATTTTGAACTCATGCTTAATAATGGTGTGATGCCTACTGTCGTCACCTGTACTCTGATAGTTGATGGTTTTTGCAAGCAGTATCGAACAGTAGAAGCTTTTGAATTCTTAAATGAAATGCATAAATGGGGTATTATTCCAAATATATTTATGTACTCGGTCATCCTTAATGGACTATGCAAGGAGGGAAAGTCAGTTTGCACATGGGGAATTTTGGGAGCAATGATAAAGAAAGGGATAGTTCCTGATGTGGTCGTCTATACCATCCTTATCAATGGTCTAGTGAAAATTGCAAAAGTGGAGGAGGCATTGAGGTTGTTTGCAGGAATGTCGAAGGTGGGAGTGATGCCCAACATCTTTACATACACTAGCATCATTGATGGGCTGTGTAAGAATGGTAGGCTGCCTGAGGCATTGATTTGTTTCGAGGAAATGATCCGGGAGGGGTTTGTACCTGATAGGATTGTGTATACATCCTTGATTGATGGTTACTGTACGTGCAAAGATATGCTGAAAGCTGTTGAATTGTTCAACAAAATGACCCAGAGTGGTTTAGTGCCTGATGCACATACATACACCTGCCTCATTGATGGATATAGCAAGTTGCTTCTGATGGACGTGGCAGTTTCTTTGTTAGATGAAATGATGAAACTGGATCTTTCTCCTACTGTAGTAACTTATACTGCTGTTATTACTGGCTATCGTAAATCGGGTGACTGGGATAGAGCTTACGAGGTATATGAGTTTATGTTGAAGCAAGGCATTTCTCCGGATGCACTCACATATTTATCATTAGGGGTTTCATGTTCTGGTGCTTGA